Proteins from a single region of Hermetia illucens chromosome 3, iHerIll2.2.curated.20191125, whole genome shotgun sequence:
- the LOC119650882 gene encoding F-actin-monooxygenase Mical isoform X1 — MSRSSHHHRQMQAHQQQQMMTDNDAAALATEIFDHFCAAITMRQILGLYRNMCDTIGLRPGPLNEFYPKLKSKVRSWKAQALWKKFDTRASHRTYSKGNAATGTRVLVIGAGPCGLRTAIEAQLLGAKVVVVEKRDRISRNNVLHLWPFVITDLRNLGAKKFYGKFCAGSIDHISIRQLQCILLKVALLLGVEVHEGVSFENTIEPSDGCGWRAQVSPEDHAVSHYEFDVLIGADGKRNTLERFRRKEFRGKLAIAITANFINKKTEAEAKVEEISGVAFIFNQSFFKELYQTTGIDLENIVYYKDETHYFVMTAKKHSLIDKGVIMQDFADPAELLAPANVNTDKLLDYAKEAAEFSTKYQMPNLEFAVNHYGKPDVAMFDFTSMFAAEASCQVIVRKNYRLLQCLVGDSLLEPFWPTGSGCARGFLSSMDAAYAIKLWSNPRNSILGVIAQRESIYRLLAQTTPENLQRDIGAYTVDPATRYPNLNKSTVNVWQVKHLLDSDDATLLEQTFMDTNLVQTLAPETPVRRKRRTGDTLPLSTVLLRWIKAQLQSNEFAQDLNELSECFTGGKVLCTLINRYRPDLVDLNTIKDYSVKERNELAFKILETELGIPQVMSAKDSLNLENVDSKIWLNYLEQICEVFRGEIPHVKHPKLDFFELKERTAKNNAPDFSHLFKANAKKSRSPMQDIDMAQTVHRRSILDEEKIRKQRKYGPDFNPVQTDTTRRAKKRRSQEKTGNIEERQKRLTEIEQNRLDRQSKRRLHRFQQTQNFYKSLHMLQANTLLRESDSSSPFEDYSLYLYRQQAPGFNDRVKDLERKLLYPDRERGIHSAMPRGGAADEQFSDRIKSMEQKITSRTGGGIDKKPKDLLRAIGKIESTDWNVREIEKKIEQSKRTEIGKSKEKVPKWSKEQFLARQNKMAKPERQESVEEKFKDIDKTLKNFDKQLKEGSVLEVGERGKNKVASIAGQFVKKDENSDEKSVPVQRSTSKAGLVFNKKGASEKCHFCKQTVYLMEKISTEGLILHRSCLKCYHCHTNLRLGAYAFDRDDPIGRFYCTQHFRLPAKAVRPVVRKSTKNQNKSPGEPAKVDKPSEEDFKTPERLRGRPENLAQLDLLDRGQTPERIEFENADALSDGGPSQEHIIDENEWTDRNFITESEDTESNISDSDSSDDDSESDYEEANGSPLGVQTLQLATDWIGKQRHSYMDDDSDGDFYDSSEGLLDDDDLDSQTEGEEFKKAREMRRQEVKVLPPPQYLPTDTETEVQSDSESSSPDDIGLNSATEISTDSEFDHDPIYREAPPRIFIDDTHIRKPTRVQVRHGIIANSPSQKQSQTGIQQQPTFKAPEIEFKPLVQVDPSLLSSNRIPLKNPRAGDYLLSKAPSTEGIASRKSLELKKRYLLGEQGIGNGIMKSGSTSILDSKLKSFHSNISECQKLLNPSPDISPSMKTFLEKTKVGGQGAITANISDLEKKSSDEKENVFVNSQNALNKGKEFSESMNSTIVENKEKRSGGGKVCSPIIETIDLISPEKSVPIIDLTESPSPNAKADCKPRESFVDLTVDASPEKEKGAEESPVMSEKPDVSKDVKEKIPDIITHVEEAKAEKAAETNNDIKDTCIEVPTIPWNNKKQPQSDVESDSLSNSSTSSLEDIPHFILDSTTSPETQNGVEQIVPRVEVHDSTGNLMQIDSLMIIDGKYVGDPEDLKHMEIPKGISLPGEKADVENIKESKSVEKPKNQVEASTISKPITSEVAKPPTLIGSVNKPELKFDTKNENKVDTLKNIPLVLEKNETQRPIKPTSLVLAKSKSESYVDKDKTPTASELTISDSETEVTGQVLTETELSDWTADDAVSENFVDIEFALNSNRGTIKRNKKHKKKLSPPKAPLSEEITENKSTTSEPRTGAKNSESSKQKSDCSILKNLNIEEIEFMDTGSEGSCAETYSATNRAMLQNRGYIEFIENVQGNIHIPTSSDQSFTKSSAYLSTSETPKEIEGVDYIEQGACILNNDVDLKTPVNEVPPVFAVKSNDQIVPAPQPDSVNDIDDDSLMYITSQGTGTGTTTTEESDVLTVVVSPLDISRRIGEEPSQTASSSDKNEKTTSNSSAASKIPVRKSSDEHRHQSTDDLASVGSVSKKRDSEDISYEEYVRKLQMKITQISNARDSLDIRKQRRKSSKGSGAEIIESTTPTPQNNSVIENNKNLSLFAPSVSLDKTPKGPEQQTTEVSKQLVQNDDKTETPAVTKKLEEITKERTKQKDLIHDLVMDKLQSKKQLNLEKRLNRSRNRTLMLGATPSPPLKVATDYQCSNSPHYHVSSSERRNSKSSPSIINEKDTKLVLSASPSKHIPQDELARYKERPLSDNLEQTSYAPKITKTQSFCVYSTRYLPLKDDAPKSADQFKSANTFVTPHPPPRAFKKLDDTSLSTTTEKLRAEARARARLKSNEDLGLSPEEKLKLLRKRYHLDLQQALEGTSTNQSDDMKVRERKMVTSKSFNDITAVQGLINSDENFTTKSPMQLSDCTSDPNLGNSSEKVTKIPTATSRRRKDPERRKSLIQAVSNFFHKKKDKDGLSSTPTSPKDKSEGVFSRFKISPKGMKEKSKSCFDVRNFGFGDRDESTCERSKSQDFLKNERPTTHSSSPQLYKESTDDSEPPPIPPLPLNYQRSDDESYTTECREQKKQRAISKASRQAELKRLRIAQEIQREQEEIEVKLKELEARGVLIEKALRGEGQDMENLETSSMGASDEKLLKELLEIWRNITQLKKRDEELGIRQKELQLEHRHAQLKEELNNRLSCSKLDKSSADIAAEGAILNEMLEIVAKRAALRPSESTAILRQSNNDNHSDI, encoded by the exons ATGAGCCGCTCATCGCATCACCACCGCCAGATGCAAGCGCATCAGCAACAGCAAATGATGACCGACAACGATGCCGCTGCTTTGGCCACAgaaatttttgaccatttctgTGCGGCCATAACAATGCGTCAAATTTTAGGACTCTACAGAAACATGTGTGATACTATTGGCTTGCGACCAGGACCTTTGAATGAGTTTTATCCGAAACTGAAATCAAAAGTGCGCAGTTGGAAAGCTCAGGCTCTTTGGAAGAAATTTGACACGAGAGCTTCACACAGAACCTACAGCAAGGGAAATGCCGCAACTGGAACCAGAGTGTTAGTGATAGGTGCAGGTCCTTGTGGTTTGAGGACAGCAATAGAGGCTCAACTTCTAGGGGCAAAAGTAGTTGTTGTTGAGAAACGTGATCGAATATCTCGAAACAATGTTCTACACTTGTGGCCTTTTGTGATCACAGATCTCAGAAATTTAGGTGCAAAGAAGTTCTATGGAAAATTTTGTGCGGGATCAATAGATCACATTTCAATTAGACAGCTCCAATGTATCCTTTTGAAAGTCGCGCTTTTATTGGGAGTAGAAGTACATGAGGGAGTTTCATTCGAAAACACAATCGAACCCAGCGACGGATGCGGTTGGCGAGCACAAGTATCCCCAGAAGATCATGCAGTCTCACATTACGAATTCGATGTGCTTATTGGGGCAGACGGCAAACGAAACACATTGGAACGGTTCCGTCGAAAGGAGTTTCGAGGAAAACTGGCCATCGCGATTACAGCCAATTTCATTAATAAGAAAACGGAAGCCGAGGCTAAAGTCGAAGAGATTAGTGGCGTTGCGTTCATTTTCAATCAGTCATTCTTCAAGGAATTGTATCAAACAACGGGaattgatttagaaaatatagTTTATTATAAGGACGAAACACATTACTTTGTGATGACTGCCAAAAAACATAGTCTTATCGATAAAGGTGTGATAATGCAAGATTTTGCCGATCCGGCTGAATTACTTGCCCCGGCAAATGTGAATACAGACAAATTATTAGACTATGCTAAAGAGGCTGCCGAGTTTTCTACAAAATATCAAATGCCTAACTTGGAGTTCGCTGTTAATCACTACGGTAAACCAGATGTTGCTATGTTTGACTTCACATCGATGTTTGCTGCAGAAGCATCATGCCAAGTGATA GTTCGCAAAAACTATAGACTGCTACAATGTTTAGTTGGAGATAGCTTACTGGAGCCATTTTGGCCCACGGGATCAGGCTGTGCTAGAGGTTTCCTGTCGAGTATGGATGCCGCATATGCTATTAAATTATGGTCGAATCCTCGAAATAGTATTTTAGGTGTAATCGCTCAACGTGAAAGTATTTATAG ACTACTAGCACAAACTACGCCGGAAAATCTTCAACGAGACATCGGTGCATATACGGTAGATCCTGCGACACGTTATCCAAATTTAAACAAATCGACTGTCAATGTTTGGCAAGTTAAACATCTATTAGATAGTGACGACGCCACATTGCTTGAGCAAACTTTCATGGATACGAATCTGGTGCAAACTCTTGCACCCGAAACGCCTGTACGAAGAAAACGACGTACTGGAG ATACACTGCCATTAAGTACCGTATTATTACGGTGGATAAAAGCTCAGTTGCAATCGAACGAATTTGCTCAGGACTTGAATGAGTTATCTGAATGTTtcactggcgggaaagtgcttTGCACCTTAATTAACCG GTATCGACCGGATCTAGTCGATTTGAATACAATCAAAGATTACAGTGTGAAAGAACGTAACGAATTGGCATTTAAAATTCTCGAAACGGAATTAGGTATTCCTCAAGTGATGTCTGCGAAGGACTCATTGAATTTAGAAAATGTCGATTCGAAAATTTGGCTCAACTACCTTGAACAGATTTGTGAAGTATTCCGAGGAGAAATACCGCATGTCAAGCATCCTAAGTTG gaCTTTTTCGAGCTTAAGGAGCGCACAGCTAAAAACAATGCACCGGATTTCTCTCATTTGTTTAAAGCGAATGCTAAAAAATCCAGGTCACCGATGCAGGACATCGACATGGCACAAACCGTGCATAGACGTAGCATACTCGATGAAGAGAAGATTCGTAAACAACGAAAATATGGGCCTGATTTCAATCCTG ttcaaacgGATACAACGCGTCGTGCGAAAAAACGTCGAAGTCAGGAAAAAACTGGAAATATT GAGGAACGCCAAAAACGGTTGACAGAAATAGAACAAAACCGATTAGACCGTCAGAGTAAACGGCGTCTGCATCGATTCCAACAAACACAAAACTTCTATAAGAGTCTTCATATGTTGCAAGCTAATACCTTGCTGAGAGAAAGCGATAGCTCAAGTCCTTTTGAAGATTACTCGCTATATCTATATCGGCAACAAGCTCCAGGATTTAATGATCGTGTTAAGGACCTCGAAAGGAAACTTTTGTACCCT GATCGGGAACGTGGCATTCATTCCGCAATGCCCCGCGGTGGCGCAGCCGATGAACAGTTTAGCGATCGTATAAAATCTATGGAACAAAAAATCACATCTCGAACAGGTGGTGGAATTGATAAAAAACCGAAAGATCTCTTACGTGCCATAGGTAAAATCGAGAGTACCGATTGGAATGTTCGTGAAATCGAGAAGAAAATTGAACAATCTAAAAGAACCGAAATTGGTAAAAGTAAGGAGAAAGTGCCCAAATGGAGCAAGGAGCAATTTTtggcaagacaaaataaaatGGCCAAACCTGAACGACAAGAGTCGgttgaagaaaaattcaaagataTCGACAAGACTTTGAAAAATTTCGACAAACAATTGAAAGAAGGGTCCGTCTTGGAAGTGGGCGAACGGGGCAAAAACAAGGTTGCATCCATTGCTGGACAGTTTGTGAAGAAGGATGAGAATTCAGATGAGAAGAGTGTACCTGTACAGAGATCT ACTTCGAAAGCAGGATTAGTTTTCAACAAGAAGGGAGCATCCGAAAAATGCCACTTCTGCAAACAAACGGTATATCTCATGGAAAAGATTTCTACAGAAGGATTGATTTTGCACCGATCTTGTCTGAAATGTTACCACTGTCATACCAATCTTCGCCTTGGTGCTTACGCCTTTGATCGTGATGACCCGATAGGTCGGTTTTATTGCACACAGCACTTTAGATTGCCAGCAAAGGCCGTTCGCCCTGTCGTCAGAAAGTCTACGAAAAATCAAAAT AAATCGCCCGGCGAGCCTGCAAAAGTCGATAAACCGAGCGAGGAAGATTTCAAGACTCCAGAAAGGTTACGGGGTCGTCctgaaaatctggctcaattgGATCTTCTTGATAGAGGTCAAACGCCTGAGcgtattgaatttgaaaatgcagACGCTCTGTCGGATGGTGGGCCATCGCAAGAGCATATTATCGATGAGAATGAATGGACAGATCGTAACTTCATCACAGAAAGTGAAGATACAGAATCAAATATATCCGATTCAGATTCATCAGACGATGATTCCGAGTCAGACTATGAGGAAGCAAATGGATCACCGCTTGGTGTGCAAACATTGCAGCTGGCTACAGACTGGATTGGGAAACAACGCCATTCGTATATGGATGACGATAGCGATGGAGATTTTTATGACTCAAGCGAGGGGTTGTTAG ATGACGATGATCTAGATAGCCAAACGGAGGGCGAGGAATTCAAGAAGGCCCGTGAAATGAGAAGGCAAGAAGTGAAAGTTCTGCCACCACCACAATATTTGCCGACCGATACTGAAACTGAG GTGCAGTCTGACTCGGAGTCTTCATCTCCAGACGATATCGGTTTAAATTCAGCCACGGAAATTTCAACAGATTCGGAATTTGATCATGACCCAATCTATCGAGAGGCACCACCACGTATTTTCATAGATGACACTCACATTCGGAAACCAACTAGAGTTCAG GTTCGACATGGAATCATTGCCAACAGTCCTAGTCAAAAGCAATCACAAACGGGCATACAACAGCAACCGACTTTCAAGGCTCCTGAAATAGAGTTTAAACCTCTAGTCCAAGTTGATCCTTCTCTTTTGAGCTCCAACCGAATTCCGCTCAAAAATCCCCGTGCTGGAGATTATCTGCTAAGCAAGGCCCCAAGTACTGAAGGAATTGCATCTCGgaaaagtttggaattgaaGAAACGTTATTTGCTTGGTGAACAAGGAATTGGTAATGGAATTATGAAGTCCGGATCAACATCGATTTTAGATTCGAAACTCAAAAGTTTCCATTCAAATATTTCGGAATGTCAAAAGTTATTGAATCCGAGCCCAGATATCAGTCCTAGTATGAAGACATTTTTGGAGAAGACAAAGGTGGGAGGGCAAGGAGCAATCACCGCCAATATTTCAGACTTGGAGAAGAAGAGCTCTGATGAGAAGGAAAATGTTTTTGTAAATAGTCAGAATGCCTTAAATAAGGGGAAGGAATTTTCAGAGAGCATGAATAGCACGATAGTTGAAAATAAGGAGAAAAGATCAGGAGGTGGGAAAGTTTGCTCTCCCATTATTGAGACAATAGATTTGATATCACCTGAAAAGTCAGTTCCTATaatcgatttaacagaatctccTTCACCCAACGCAAAAGCGGATTGCAAGCCACGTGAGAGTTTCGTTGACTTAACAGTTGATGCTTCCCCTGAGAAGGAAAAAGGGGCCGAAGAAAGCCCTGTGATGTCAGAGAAACCAGACGTTTCTAAAGATGTCAAGGAAAAAATACCAGATATTATAACCCACGTAGAAGAAGCGAAGGCTGAGAAGGCAGCTGAAACTAATAATGATATCAAAGATACCTGCATCGAAGTGCCTACTATTCCCTGGAACAATAAAAAGCAACCCCAAAGCGATGTCGAGTCGGATAGCCTATCAAATTCATCTACATCTAGCTTGGAAGATATCCCTCACTTTATCCTCGATTCAACGACTAGTCCTGAAACTCAAAATGGAGTTGAACAAATAGTTCCCCGTGTAGAAGTTCACGATAGCACAGGGAACCTAATGCAGATTGATAGTCTGATGATAATAGATGGAAAATACGTTGGAGACCCGGAAGATTTAAAACATATGGAAATTCCAAAAGGGATTTCATTGCCAGGAGAAAAAGCTGATGTTGAAAATATAAAGGAGTCAAAATCTGTCGAAAAGCCGAAGAATCAGGTGGAAGCTAGTACCATATCGAAACCAATTACTTCAGAAGTGGCTAAACCGCCTACTTTAATCGGAAGTGTTAACAAACCCGAATTGAAATTCGATACTAAAAACGAAAACAAAGTtgatactttgaaaaatattcctttagTTCTTGAGAAAAATGAAACTCAACGCCCAATAAAACCAACCTCATTAGTTCTAGCCAAGTCTAAATCAGAATCGTATGTCGACAAAGACAAAACTCCCACAGCCAGTGAACTGACGATATCCGATTCTGAAACAGAAGTCACAGGGCAAGTTCTTACGGAAACCGAACTGTCTGATTGGACTGCTGACGATGCAGTCTCGGAAaattttgttgatattgaattcgCATTGAATTCAAATCGTGGAACGATAAAACGaaataaaaaacataaaaagaaaCTTTCACCACCAAAAGCTCCACTGTCTGAAGAAATTACAGAAAACAAATCAACCACTAGTGAGCCAAGAACTGGCGCGAAGAATAGTGAATCATCTAAGCAGAAATCTGACTGCAGtattttgaaaaatctgaacataGAGGAGATTGAGTTTATGGACACTGGTTCGGAAGGAAGTTGTGCGGAAACTTATTCAGCTACAAATCGGGCCATGCTTCAAAATAGAGGATACattgaatttattgaaaatgttCAGGGTAACATTCATATTCCGACTAGTTCTGATCAGAGTTTCACTAAATCTAGTGCATACTTGTCAACTTCAGAAACACCTAAAGAAATTGAGGGTGTCGACTATATCGAACAAGGGGCCTGTATCCTCAACAACGATGTAGACTTGAAAACACCAGTGAACGAAGTTCCTCCAGTTTTCGCGGTGAAAAGCAATGATCAAATAGTTCCCGCTCCACAGCCTGATAGTGTTAATGATATAGATGATGATAGCTTAATGTACATAACATCCCAAGGAACTGGTACAGGGACAACAACCACCGAAGAGAGTGATGTGTTGACTGTAGTCGTGAGCCCATTAGATATATCTCGTCGGATAGGAGAGGAGCCTTCCCAGACAGCATCCAGCTCCGATAAGAACGAAAAAACCACCAGCAATTCATCTGCTGCCTCAAAAATTCCAGTGCGAAAGTCTTCCGATGAGCATCGTCACCAGTCGACAGATGATTTAGCAAGCGTTGGTTCGGTTTCAAAGAAGAGAGATTCAGAAGACATTAGTTATGAAGAGTATGTGCGTAAACTTCAAATGAAGATTACACAAATAAGTAATGCTCGTGACTCTCTTGATATACGAAAGCAACGTAGGAAGAGTTCGAAAGGCAGTGGCGCTGAAATAATAGAAAGTACCACCCCTACACCACAAAATAATTCTGTGATAGAAAACAATAAGAACTTAAGTCTATTCGCACCATCAGTATCTTTAGATAAAACTCCAAAAGGGCCTGAACAACAAACGACAGAAGTTTCTAAGCAGCTAGTCCAAAATGATGATAAAACTGAAACGCCAGCAGTCACAAAGAAACTCGAAGAAAtaacgaaagaacgaacaaaacaaaaagatCTGATTCACGATCTAGTCATGGATAAGTTACAAAGTAAGAAACAACTTAATTTAGAGAAGCGTTTAAATCGAAGTCGCAATCGAACACTGATGCTTGGTGCGACGCCATCTCCTCCACTCAAAGTAGCTACAGATTATCAGTGTTCTAATTCTCCACATTATCATGTATCGTCGTCAGAGCGCCGCAATTCGAAATCAAGTCCATCCATTATCAACGAAAAGGACACGAAATTAGTGCTGTCAGCCTCTCCGTCCAAGCATATACCTCAAGACGAGCTGGCTCGTTACAAAGAACGCCCACTGAGTGATAATCTTGAACAAACTTCGTACGCACCTAAAATTACTAAAACGCAATCGTTTTGTGTGTACAGTACGCGGTATCTTCCTCTCAAGGATGATGCTCCAAAGTCAGCAGATCAATTCAAATCGGCAAACACTTTTGTAACACCTCATCCTCCGCCACGAGCATTCAAAAAACTCGATGACACTTCATTATCGACAACTACAGAAAAACTACGAGCTGAAGCGCGAGCTCGAGCACGTCTGAAATCCAACGAAGATTTAGGATTGAGTCCTGAAGAAAAGTTAAAACTACTACGAAAACGATATCACCTCGATTTACAACAAGCACTAGAAGGCACGAGCACAAACCAATCCGATGATATGAAAGTACGCGAACGAAAAATGGTCACATCAAAAAGTTTCAATGATATCACGGCCGTCCAAGGACTTATAAATTCGGATGAGAATTTCACAACAAAATCACCAATGCAGCTGTCCGATTGTACTTCGGATCCAAATTTAGGTAATTCGAGTGAGAAGGTAACGAAAATACCAACAGCTACATCAAGGAGACGAAAAGATCCGGAGCGTCGAAAGAGTTTAATTCAAGCTGTATCGAATTTCTTCCACAAGAAGAAAGATAAAGATGGATTATCGTCGACGCCCACCTCGCCGAAGGATAAGTCTGAGGGTGTCTTCAGTAGATTTAAAATTTCACCGAAAGGAATGAAGGAGAAATCCAAG TCGTGCTTTGATGTGAGGAACTTTGGGTTTGGC GACCGTGACGAATCAACATGCGAAcgaagtaaatcacaagatttcTTGAAGAACGAGAGGCCAACAACACACTCATCCAGCCCGCAGTTATATAAAGAATCTACAGATGATTCAGAACCTCCTCCAATTCCACCACTGCCATTAAACTATCAGAGATCCGATG